Proteins encoded by one window of Ktedonobacteraceae bacterium:
- a CDS encoding DAK2 domain-containing protein: MQEQTPHTAVRTQRLRRISVFDGQDLKKAMLAGAAWLEEHRDAINALNVFPVPDGDTGSNMAATMQAATRDIVNSDEISAGVMAAKIAHGALLGARGNSGVILSQILRGIAQALDKKQTFTATDLANALQEAQRMAYRAVIKPVEGTILTVVRETAEAAKKSAERDDDLVTLVQEMVMAARQSVARTPDLLPILKQAGVVDSGGQGLCTILEGVWRYVRGESIVAPGTVPAPSSSSKSPVLLEQPEPVVKKGRVQIEEEFGYEVVFLLRATNQKLDMEAIRQAIIDMGGVSTVVAGDEQMLKVHTHTEWPGKILDYGVSLGSLLDINIENLQEQSLTYAAESAAEHASDAVPESPVTGQIAVVAVVSGAGFEKVFSGLGASAVVPGGQTMNPSTEELLAAVEAVSTDNVILLPNNSNVILSAQQVPHLTTKQVAIIPTDTMPQGIAALLAFNFEADFEANCQAMTGAAKNVQTAEITTAVRSAQIGGVRVREGDYIGLVNGNLTFAGQDIARVIRETLERMNIDNYEIVTLYYGEDVTREQAEETARHIKEQHSHLEIEVVDGGQPYYAYILSAE; this comes from the coding sequence ATGCAGGAACAAACACCGCACACGGCGGTACGCACGCAACGATTACGGCGCATCAGCGTATTTGACGGCCAGGACCTGAAGAAGGCCATGCTGGCAGGCGCGGCCTGGCTGGAAGAACACCGCGATGCGATTAATGCCCTCAATGTCTTTCCCGTGCCCGACGGAGATACCGGCTCCAACATGGCGGCCACCATGCAGGCCGCTACGCGCGATATCGTCAATAGCGACGAAATCTCGGCCGGTGTGATGGCCGCGAAAATAGCGCACGGCGCGTTGCTGGGAGCGCGCGGCAACTCCGGCGTGATTCTCTCACAGATTTTGCGGGGCATAGCGCAGGCGCTGGACAAAAAACAGACATTCACGGCTACCGACCTCGCCAATGCCTTGCAGGAGGCGCAGCGCATGGCCTATCGCGCCGTCATCAAACCGGTCGAGGGCACCATCCTGACCGTGGTGCGCGAAACTGCCGAGGCGGCAAAAAAGAGCGCCGAACGCGACGATGATCTGGTGACGCTGGTGCAGGAGATGGTGATGGCGGCACGCCAATCGGTGGCTCGCACTCCCGACCTGCTGCCAATTCTCAAGCAGGCGGGCGTGGTCGATTCCGGCGGCCAGGGGCTCTGCACCATTCTGGAAGGCGTATGGCGCTACGTGCGCGGCGAATCGATTGTGGCACCCGGAACAGTACCCGCTCCATCAAGCTCCTCAAAATCTCCCGTGCTGTTGGAGCAGCCGGAGCCAGTTGTCAAAAAGGGGCGCGTGCAGATCGAGGAAGAATTTGGCTACGAAGTCGTCTTTCTGCTGCGCGCCACGAACCAGAAGCTGGATATGGAGGCCATTCGCCAGGCCATCATCGATATGGGCGGCGTCTCCACCGTGGTGGCCGGCGATGAGCAGATGCTTAAGGTGCATACGCATACCGAATGGCCGGGCAAAATTCTCGATTATGGCGTAAGCCTGGGCAGCCTGCTCGACATCAACATCGAAAATTTACAGGAACAGAGTCTGACCTATGCCGCCGAAAGCGCCGCCGAACATGCCTCTGATGCTGTACCGGAGAGTCCCGTGACCGGCCAGATAGCCGTTGTCGCCGTCGTATCGGGCGCGGGCTTCGAGAAAGTGTTCTCAGGCCTGGGTGCCAGCGCTGTCGTGCCGGGCGGGCAGACCATGAATCCCAGCACCGAGGAACTGCTCGCGGCGGTCGAGGCCGTCAGCACTGACAATGTCATCTTGCTGCCCAATAATAGCAACGTTATCTTGAGCGCGCAGCAGGTGCCTCATCTGACTACCAAACAGGTTGCCATCATTCCAACAGATACCATGCCCCAGGGCATCGCCGCGCTGCTCGCATTTAACTTCGAGGCCGATTTTGAGGCCAATTGCCAGGCCATGACCGGGGCAGCAAAAAATGTACAGACGGCGGAGATTACGACCGCTGTGCGTTCGGCCCAGATCGGCGGCGTGCGCGTGCGCGAAGGCGACTACATCGGCCTGGTCAATGGAAATCTGACGTTCGCCGGACAGGATATAGCACGTGTGATCCGCGAAACGCTGGAGCGCATGAACATCGATAACTATGAAATCGTCACGCTTTACTACGGCGAAGATGTGACGCGCGAGCAGGCAGAAGAAACGGCCAGGCATATCAAGGAACAGCACTCGCATCTTGAAATCGAGGTCGTCGATGGTGGCCAACCGTATTATGCCTATATTCTTTCAGCGGAGTAG
- a CDS encoding Asp23/Gls24 family envelope stress response protein → MPKTVAIPPEHTLRPLGKIEVLPNAIHSIAVQAISECYGVVGITAPRLRNGRPVFLPPGQLNRGIQMRVIDDQIIIDVYVALEYGLRISEIAHNIMSSVKFSIEKMLGVPVTQVNVNVQGLGNSANTRV, encoded by the coding sequence ATGCCAAAGACAGTTGCCATCCCGCCAGAACACACATTACGCCCTCTTGGTAAGATCGAGGTACTGCCCAATGCCATTCATAGCATCGCGGTACAGGCGATCAGTGAGTGCTATGGTGTTGTCGGCATCACTGCCCCGCGCCTGCGCAACGGGCGTCCGGTCTTTTTGCCACCGGGGCAGCTCAACCGGGGCATACAGATGCGCGTGATCGACGACCAGATCATCATCGATGTGTATGTAGCATTGGAATATGGTTTGCGTATCTCCGAAATCGCGCATAATATCATGAGCAGCGTCAAATTCTCTATCGAGAAGATGTTAGGGGTGCCTGTGACGCAGGTCAATGTCAATGTGCAGGGACTGGGTAACAGCGCCAATACTAGAGTATAG
- the rpmB gene encoding 50S ribosomal protein L28 yields MSGRCDICERKPMHGNNVSFSQRRTRRRFVLNVQRRRIEINGVPRTVNICTRCMRTMMKLPKTK; encoded by the coding sequence ATGTCAGGTCGTTGTGATATATGCGAACGCAAGCCGATGCATGGCAATAATGTGAGTTTCTCGCAGCGCCGCACGCGCCGCCGCTTCGTCTTGAACGTGCAGCGCCGCCGCATCGAGATCAACGGCGTCCCCCGCACCGTCAACATCTGCACGCGCTGCATGCGCACGATGATGAAGCTACCAAAAACAAAATAA
- a CDS encoding TM2 domain-containing protein: protein MNDQPGYPSQWPPQQPQPGPPPYGQPQRGYEGQQQYGQPQPQPQYGQQYGQPQQQYGQPQYGQQQYGQIPPTQYAQGYGQQPVWGAPVTGVTQKDWLTTLLLCIFLGGLGIHRFYTGHTAVGVVQLLTLGGCGIWALIDLIMIITGDFRDANGLPLLRTQ from the coding sequence ATGAACGACCAACCAGGATATCCATCGCAATGGCCGCCACAGCAGCCGCAGCCCGGTCCGCCACCCTATGGACAGCCACAGAGGGGATATGAGGGCCAGCAGCAATACGGGCAGCCTCAACCACAGCCACAATATGGGCAGCAATATGGACAACCTCAACAGCAATATGGACAGCCGCAATACGGCCAGCAGCAATACGGGCAGATACCGCCTACCCAGTACGCGCAGGGCTACGGCCAGCAGCCTGTATGGGGAGCGCCGGTAACGGGAGTGACGCAAAAAGACTGGTTGACCACACTCCTGCTATGCATATTTCTAGGCGGATTGGGCATACACCGTTTTTATACTGGGCATACCGCTGTTGGTGTGGTGCAACTACTAACGCTGGGCGGCTGCGGCATCTGGGCGCTGATCGACCTGATCATGATCATCACCGGCGATTTTCGCGATGCGAATGGTCTGCCCCTACTGCGAACGCAATGA
- the coaBC gene encoding bifunctional phosphopantothenoylcysteine decarboxylase/phosphopantothenate--cysteine ligase CoaBC — translation MLLDRRILVGICGGIASYKAVELVSRLQQAGALVDVIMSERAEEFIRPLTFSTMSHRPVYTDLWEPSGRAAETHIALAEETELLVVVPATANTIAKLAHGMADNMLTAVALATKAPLLIAPAMHHHMYAHPATQANLALLRERGAMIVEPEVGRLASGEVGIGRLPDTPVLLGAIQVALGRTGDLAGRRVVVTAGGTQEPIDPVRFVGNRSSGKMGYALAAEARDRGAHVILISGPVVLEAPYGVEIERVETAVQMRDAVLRAVVNADALVMSAAVADFRPAVAASQKIKKEGGGEAQEFDAQGGFSLRLVRNPDILAELAASTNEQGGGRRLVRVGFAAETSDLVKNARQKLSAKRLDLLVANDVSRPDSGFGTETNKVLIFHANGQTEDLPVMPKAAVAAAIWDRIVPLMNVV, via the coding sequence GTGTTACTGGACAGGCGTATTCTCGTCGGTATTTGTGGTGGGATTGCATCATATAAGGCAGTCGAGCTGGTAAGTCGCCTGCAACAGGCGGGTGCATTGGTGGATGTAATCATGTCGGAACGCGCGGAAGAGTTTATTCGCCCGCTGACGTTTTCGACGATGAGCCACCGTCCTGTGTATACCGATTTATGGGAACCTTCGGGGCGAGCCGCGGAGACGCATATTGCTCTGGCTGAGGAGACGGAGTTGCTGGTCGTCGTTCCGGCAACAGCCAATACTATCGCTAAGCTGGCGCATGGTATGGCCGACAATATGCTGACCGCTGTGGCGCTGGCAACGAAGGCTCCATTGTTAATAGCGCCCGCGATGCATCATCATATGTACGCGCATCCTGCTACCCAGGCCAATCTGGCCCTGTTGCGCGAGCGCGGGGCGATGATCGTAGAGCCGGAAGTGGGAAGGCTGGCCTCTGGAGAAGTCGGTATAGGCCGCTTGCCGGATACGCCGGTGTTGTTGGGCGCTATCCAGGTAGCATTGGGGCGCACAGGCGATCTTGCTGGCCGCCGGGTCGTAGTTACGGCGGGGGGAACGCAGGAGCCTATCGACCCGGTTCGCTTCGTCGGCAATCGCTCGTCCGGCAAAATGGGCTATGCCCTGGCAGCCGAGGCACGTGATCGCGGCGCGCACGTCATCTTGATCTCGGGGCCCGTAGTGTTGGAGGCGCCCTACGGGGTGGAGATTGAGAGAGTCGAGACCGCGGTGCAGATGCGCGATGCCGTCCTTAGAGCGGTTGTGAATGCGGATGCCCTGGTAATGAGCGCCGCCGTAGCAGATTTTCGCCCGGCAGTGGCGGCGTCTCAGAAGATCAAGAAGGAGGGCGGAGGCGAGGCGCAGGAATTCGATGCGCAGGGAGGTTTCTCCTTGCGCCTGGTGCGCAATCCGGATATCCTGGCGGAACTTGCTGCCTCAACAAATGAACAGGGAGGCGGGCGGCGCCTGGTGCGCGTCGGCTTCGCAGCTGAGACAAGCGACCTGGTTAAAAATGCGCGCCAGAAGCTGAGCGCTAAACGCCTGGATTTGCTCGTCGCTAATGATGTGAGTCGCCCTGACAGTGGCTTTGGTACAGAAACCAATAAGGTGTTGATTTTCCATGCCAACGGTCAAACGGAAGATCTGCCTGTAATGCCCAAAGCGGCGGTTGCGGCAGCCATTTGGGATCGTATCGTACCCTTAATGAACGTGGTGTAG
- a CDS encoding tetratricopeptide repeat protein, with amino-acid sequence MKKPAKAAPNLLLKRAREQRGWSQDDVAREVGTEAFTVSRWERGIALPSPYFRKQLSSLFGLSPAELGLVPAKTDEAGDAPPVEQVNAGTSSPLAPSVFPLLDPAIPPPLPQEHGLVGRDNLLLQLKQRLLRGGRLALSAINGLPGVGKTALATELAHDEEIRASFTDGILWAGLGTEPDVLGLLSRWGTLLGCNPPDLARSSRPEAWASTIHAAIGQRRMLLVIDDAWDIAEALAFQVGGPNCAYLLTTRFPEIANRFAVDGAITVPELEVTEGRILLMRLAPEVVQAEPVEARELVAAVGGLPLALTLLGNYLRAQTHSGQPRRLRAALERLRRADERLRLAEPQALVGAHPSLSAGTLLSLQAVIGISDQQVSQQARTGLRALAIFPPKPNTFSEHAAVAVSALPVEILDELTDAGLLESSGPERYTLHQTIADYARAQFPDAAVVERMIDYFVGYVEAHSTDYAALDRESNNILAALEAAFERDMRPALIRGVHRFAPFLITRGLYSLAEAHLLRSLQAAQSLEDDIAQETALLHLGKIAEQHGNYAQAQAYWQDGLLRARQHAHRNSMAQMLRELGGLAWAQGQFVQAHQYLAEALDTLRRLDDRHGIAGTLKNLGNLAAEQGQPEQARQLYEEALDVYRRLGDQRGIAFTLHNLGILAREQGQPEQARQLYEEALASLRHLGDQNSVATVLNNLGNLARHQGQFEQALRFLNESLAIQQQLGIRRGVAFALLNLGDLATDQGQFERARQLYEDALAIFRELQARRNIALTLQSLGILARHQERFEQAQSFLDEALFIFRDLQDQRQVALTLRELGVLSSARGQPEQAHQLFTEAMESLRQLEDRREAALTILELGTLARQQGQADEAEQLLTAALETTRALRDRRHTARALWELGMLKQQQGHLEEALPLLLKARIGLSLVNSPEMQRLKEQLARLRAQMGESAFNTRINSLAGEEPEPAYGLAQAEWERML; translated from the coding sequence ATGAAAAAGCCTGCCAAAGCTGCCCCTAACCTGCTGCTTAAGCGGGCGCGCGAGCAGCGGGGCTGGTCGCAAGACGACGTAGCGCGTGAAGTCGGCACCGAGGCATTTACGGTGAGCCGCTGGGAACGTGGTATCGCGCTACCCAGTCCTTACTTCCGCAAGCAGCTCAGCTCGCTCTTTGGCCTGAGTCCCGCCGAACTCGGCCTGGTCCCGGCAAAAACTGACGAGGCCGGGGATGCGCCGCCGGTTGAGCAGGTCAATGCGGGCACCTCATCTCCTCTCGCACCTTCCGTATTCCCACTGCTGGATCCGGCCATTCCACCGCCATTGCCACAAGAGCATGGCCTCGTCGGACGCGATAACTTGCTGCTCCAACTCAAGCAGCGCCTCCTGCGTGGGGGACGCTTAGCGCTTTCCGCCATCAATGGCCTGCCGGGCGTTGGCAAAACCGCCCTGGCAACCGAGCTGGCTCATGACGAGGAGATACGGGCCTCTTTTACGGATGGTATCCTGTGGGCGGGCCTGGGCACCGAGCCGGATGTGCTGGGATTGCTGAGCCGCTGGGGCACGCTTTTGGGATGCAACCCTCCTGACCTGGCGCGGAGCAGCCGTCCTGAAGCATGGGCCAGCACTATCCATGCCGCCATCGGACAGCGCCGCATGCTGCTGGTCATCGATGACGCCTGGGACATCGCCGAGGCCCTGGCCTTTCAAGTAGGCGGTCCAAATTGTGCCTACCTGCTCACAACGCGCTTTCCAGAAATCGCCAACCGTTTCGCCGTCGATGGAGCCATAACGGTACCCGAGCTGGAGGTAACCGAGGGTCGTATCCTGCTGATGCGACTGGCGCCGGAAGTAGTGCAGGCGGAGCCGGTAGAGGCGCGGGAACTGGTAGCCGCCGTAGGAGGCCTGCCGCTCGCTTTGACGCTGCTGGGCAACTACTTGCGTGCGCAGACGCATAGCGGCCAACCGCGCAGGTTGCGAGCGGCGCTGGAACGCTTGCGCCGCGCCGACGAGCGCCTGCGCCTGGCCGAACCGCAGGCCCTGGTAGGCGCGCATCCCAGCCTGTCGGCGGGCACGCTTTTATCACTGCAAGCGGTGATTGGCATCAGCGACCAGCAGGTGAGCCAGCAGGCGCGTACTGGATTGCGAGCGCTGGCAATCTTCCCTCCCAAACCCAATACCTTCTCCGAGCATGCCGCCGTGGCCGTCAGCGCTCTGCCCGTGGAAATCCTGGATGAGCTGACCGACGCGGGGCTGCTGGAGAGCAGCGGCCCGGAGCGCTATACGCTGCACCAGACCATCGCCGACTACGCGCGGGCACAATTTCCGGATGCAGCGGTGGTGGAGCGCATGATCGATTACTTCGTCGGGTACGTCGAGGCGCACTCGACGGACTATGCCGCCCTGGATCGCGAGAGCAACAATATTCTCGCGGCGCTGGAGGCCGCCTTCGAGCGTGACATGCGACCGGCTCTCATACGAGGCGTGCATCGATTCGCACCCTTTCTGATAACGCGCGGCCTGTATTCACTGGCCGAAGCCCACCTGCTGCGGTCACTACAGGCTGCCCAGTCTTTAGAAGACGACATTGCCCAGGAAACCGCGCTGCTGCACCTGGGGAAAATCGCGGAGCAGCACGGAAACTACGCGCAAGCGCAGGCATACTGGCAGGACGGCCTGCTCCGGGCGCGGCAGCACGCGCACCGCAACAGCATGGCCCAGATGCTGCGAGAACTGGGTGGCCTGGCATGGGCACAGGGTCAATTCGTCCAGGCCCACCAGTATCTTGCCGAAGCTCTCGATACGCTGCGACGACTCGACGACCGGCACGGTATTGCAGGCACGCTGAAGAATTTAGGCAACCTGGCAGCGGAACAGGGCCAGCCAGAACAGGCACGCCAGCTGTATGAGGAAGCATTGGATGTCTATCGCCGCCTGGGGGACCAGCGCGGTATTGCCTTTACGCTGCACAATCTCGGCATCCTTGCACGAGAGCAAGGGCAGCCGGAACAGGCACGCCAGCTGTACGAGGAGGCGCTGGCCTCTCTCCGCCATCTGGGGGACCAGAACAGTGTTGCTACTGTCCTGAACAATCTCGGTAATCTGGCGCGGCACCAGGGCCAATTCGAGCAGGCATTGCGGTTCCTCAACGAGTCCCTGGCCATTCAGCAACAGCTAGGGATAAGGCGGGGCGTCGCATTCGCATTGCTCAATCTGGGTGATCTGGCAACCGACCAGGGCCAGTTCGAGCGGGCGCGACAGCTCTATGAAGATGCGCTCGCTATTTTCCGCGAACTGCAGGCGCGGCGCAATATCGCACTCACGCTCCAATCGCTGGGCATTCTGGCCCGCCATCAAGAACGTTTTGAACAGGCGCAATCATTCCTGGACGAGGCGCTATTCATCTTCCGTGATCTTCAGGATCAACGCCAGGTCGCCCTCACACTACGCGAACTTGGAGTGCTGTCCTCGGCACGAGGGCAACCAGAGCAGGCGCATCAACTTTTCACGGAGGCGATGGAATCCCTTCGCCAGCTTGAAGACCGGCGCGAGGCAGCGCTCACCATACTGGAACTGGGTACGTTAGCCAGGCAGCAGGGACAAGCGGACGAGGCAGAGCAGCTTTTAACCGCTGCCCTTGAAACCACGCGGGCCTTAAGAGATCGTCGCCATACTGCCAGGGCGCTCTGGGAACTGGGCATGTTAAAGCAGCAACAGGGCCACCTGGAGGAAGCGCTGCCCCTGTTACTGAAAGCAAGGATCGGACTATCGCTGGTGAACTCCCCCGAAATGCAGCGCCTGAAAGAGCAACTGGCCCGACTCCGCGCCCAGATGGGCGAATCTGCATTCAATACGAGAATCAATAGCCTCGCCGGAGAAGAGCCTGAGCCGGCATATGGGCTGGCTCAGGCGGAGTGGGAAAGGATGCTGTAA